CCAAGAACTTCGACATAGGGGCTGCTCTGGACACCATCCAGTACGCCAAATCCCCAGGCCAACGGAAGTGACGCACAAggcccaaaataaataaataatggggGTTGCGTTTAAGTAATCATTTTGAAAACCCCATGCTAACCCATTTAATCATCTCTTGTCTTTTCTAAACCTAACAAATTTTCGTTCATAATGctgacatacatacatacatataactcaggcattttaaataatacagattTCTATTTTATTCAACTTTGAGACCCTACATAAAAATGAACATGGAATTTAACATAAAGCTCATGTCCGACTGCAGTCACACGGTCGTAGATTGGCTCCATCACTTCACATATAGcacaaaataatttacatttcatttccaaACTTTAAGAAGTGTCTAAATGTATCTATTCCTACTCATTACAGTGGTagtttgttttattctgtaagGAAAATCAAAAGGAGTATATTTGTTAGTcggaatgggaaaaaaaaaatggttatattCTATACTTTTACACACTTTCCTGCCTTGTCTGTCAAATAAATTGTCTGCAAATATCTCAAACCGTGTGGATTTATTCGAAAGAATGTATATcgtgtcactttttttttttttttaacattacaaGGCTGGTCACGATCGCAGAATGCTATTTGTCCATTTCTACTGTAAAGTACACCACCAATAGTGAAGGATTAATACGTGTCGTCAAAGTCCTCATTTGTatggaataatgtgttaaaaGAAAGGGCGGGACACGGTCTTTTAGCGGTAGGTAGTGGCTTGTGAGAGCCAACAGGTCTTGATGTGATGTTTGGACTGCTAGGCAGTTCGTACACATTTCCAGCCCTACATTTCtccacactgaacaccttcgCCACCAGAGCTCCTTCGCTCCCACCACTGCTCATACGGCTTCCGGCGTTTTGAAGTGGAACCTCGTCCTCGTCGTCTTCGACGCAGACGGACGGGAGAAATCGGGCCCACTTGGAGTCGTTGGCTTGCGGTTTAGATTGGGTGGGATGCTGATGAAAGGATGATGTCGCAAAGAAACTGCTTAAGGGAACCGAGGGCTTAAGAGACATTGTGCTTAACTCTGCAGAAGACTGCTTATCTGCTCCAGCGGAGGACTGGGAACCATTATATGCGCTAATGTGTTCCGAGCCCAGTGATGCAGCCGGAGAACAACAAAGAGCATCAGTTCTCTGGCTTGTACTGGTGCGTGGGAATCCTTTTGAAGAGTGCGATACCAGAGGCGACGGTTTGACGGTGTCGCCATGCCGACGAGGCTGCGATAATATGAAGGAGCAATATGAAAACATGCGAGACAAGcgtacttttatccaaagagggTTGACcaagggagagagaaacaaacaaaaatttttttttttaaatcacacctTTCAGTTAGGGTAAATCCCGAATTACTAATCCGAGATGAAATCCGTAAGACGCTTTACAAACGTTTACTCTAGTAGTATAATTATCGACTTTtcatttttacagaaaaatctaatctaataaacCTCATCAATTATAGCGTATTGCCCGGATTGGGTGAAcatgtttaattttatatttagtaGTTAGTTTTGGGAGTCCTATGAACTCTTGTATTTTCGCCTGTGTAACCTAAATCCAAAAGCATTAAGAATTAGTCCATTAGTGCTATTGTTTAATGCAGGGCCAAACAAAATGAGAGAAAAGTTTCTTCAGTAGCATCTGCTTTCCTTCAGAATCCTAACACCGCTTTTATGAGGAGATGAGCTGAAACacaatctgaaaataaaaactttttttctttttttttttttaaaaaaagacgaGATACCTGAGACGGCAGTCGCATAGCCCCACAACGAGCAGCGTCCGCGTCCTCATCTCCACCGGCAGTACCGCGTCCACGAGCATCCCCTGAAGTACtgcttttcttcctttttctgcgGAGATAATGACAGCAGCAGATGTCTGACATCAAATCACTGATCTCATCATCCAGACGAGACAGATGTTTAACTCCTAGCCAAATCAGACAGCCATATGGCCCGGTTTACTGGTAATGCTTTTCCCAAAgcatgttttcttccttttttgaTAAATTCATTGTGCTTTAACGTggaaaaaaccaacaacaacagcagcagagcCATTGTTCTAACCTGATGTTACGCTGACGGCACTGCTCCGTGTCTGTGTAAACgttctcttcttcctcctgaTGCTCATCATCACCTTCTGGCCCATTCTCTCCCCGGTCCACATATTTACTCCAGCGGCTTACGACCCGTGTCTGACCCGTGCACAGAGGTGGTACATACAACAATACCAttgtatcaaacaaaaacaaaccagacaAGAGGTTCAAAGTGGCAAAATACTTTGGGGTGGGAGAGCGGCcggggggggggattggggtATGCCATGTCAATTTTTCAAGATTGAGTAGCTAGATCAAGATGAACACTGTTCGGGTTAAACTATACTACAGAGACACCTTCTGTACCTGCATCTGGAGCTAATACGCCATCTTTGGCATCGTGACTAATGATGCATTTGCATGTAAAAGGCACACCAACGCGGTCTCGAACCAAATCAAAGCTGACAACGGAGAAACAGATACCCAAAGGTCAAAGTGTCATTGAGAAGCGTTTGTATTACATGGTtggacaaaaaagaaaagaagaagaagcagcaagTACGACCTTTTAATCTAATCTCGTCAGTAGTGCACGTGATACGAGTCAGAGATTGCGCAATTTCTGTTTGGATAAAGGAACTGTTCGGGCGAGTCCGAACTTTGTCACCAAATGGAAAACGTTGCGCGTCTGTTCAAGGACCCGAATTAATAACATCGCATTGGAGCGATGAAAAGTTTTACTGTTAATCTGGGTACTAGTTTTTGGTTATCCAATGGGCACGTTGGTGAAAATGTCCAGGTACAGAACGTGCCTGACCTTCTGCTCCAAATTTTGAGTCTCATCTCCAGGGCCGACTTCGACGCcgcactcctcctcctcctcctccctttgAAAACAGGAGACGGTCACAAAAGATTGACGCGAGTTATTTTATACTCTGCGGACGTTAAGAGAAATAGAAGCACGGTAACATAACGGGAACGTACCACCGAGTCCGGGCTCTTTCGGTTTCCACCTCTAGCAGTTCTCCGCGCAACGAATTCAGTTTCTGTACGTGGCGTCTGCAGTCCGCACCGGTTCCTCTGCCGTATTCctgcaacaaaacaaatacCGAGCCAGAGGAACGTGACAAAAGCCTCGTCTGAAtggatgaaatgaaatgaaagagaCTTTACCTTGATAAGCGACTGTTTCTCCCCACACAGCTTGCAGCTCCATTTTTTGCTCTTCTTGACCTGAAGTACAATAAGATTACAGCTTAGCGAATAGACAACAGGAATTAGGCTTTTAGTCTTGGAGCTTCTACGCTACCTGCTGGAGGTAATCCACAATATTATGGGCTAAAGAAGATAAGTTGGTATCATGTTTAATAACACCATGATTGCATTTTTGTAGGGTCACACACAGTCTTCTACGAAATAGCCGTCATCGTGGCTCAGGTTGCGTAACACGCAAAAGGTCTTAAGCGACCTAAATTAATTATATCCTtctgtatataaatacattttgccTCATACCGTATGCTC
The window above is part of the Ictalurus punctatus breed USDA103 chromosome 8, Coco_2.0, whole genome shotgun sequence genome. Proteins encoded here:
- the mrnip gene encoding MRN complex-interacting protein isoform X1 translates to MVQEFHVLRCFSCRTFQVQQVKKSKKWSCKLCGEKQSLIKEYGRGTGADCRRHVQKLNSLRGELLEVETERARTRWEEEEEECGVEVGPGDETQNLEQKTRVVSRWSKYVDRGENGPEGDDEHQEEEENVYTDTEQCRQRNIRKRKKSSTSGDARGRGTAGGDEDADAARCGAMRLPSQPRRHGDTVKPSPLVSHSSKGFPRTSTSQRTDALCCSPAASLGSEHISAYNGSQSSAGADKQSSAELSTMSLKPSVPLSSFFATSSFHQHPTQSKPQANDSKWARFLPSVCVEDDEDEVPLQNAGSRMSSGGSEGALVAKVFSVEKCRAGNVYELPSSPNITSRPVGSHKPLPTAKRPCPALSFNTLFHTNEDFDDTY
- the mrnip gene encoding MRN complex-interacting protein isoform X2, with protein sequence MVQEFHVLRCFSCRTFQVQQVKKSKKWSCKLCGEKQSLIKEYGRGTGADCRRHVQKLNSLRGELLEVETERARTRWEEEEEECGVEVGPGDETQNLEQKTRVVSRWSKYVDRGENGPEGDDEHQEEEENVYTDTEQCRQRNIRKRKKSSTSGDARGRGTAGGDEDADAARCGAMRLPSQYACLACFHIAPSYYRSLVGMATPSNRRLWYRTLQKDSHAPVQARELMLFVVLRLHHWARNTLAHIMVPSPPLEQISSLLQS